A stretch of the Panthera uncia isolate 11264 chromosome D1, Puncia_PCG_1.0, whole genome shotgun sequence genome encodes the following:
- the KCTD14 gene encoding BTB/POZ domain-containing protein KCTD14 isoform X2, producing the protein MGERGSHRFWVYFSPGCIVWLLSECIHSVSLLHSSRQSCPLVSPVVELNVGGELYTTTVSTLRKVPGSKLAEMFSSSTKACLDAEGRFFIDRPGTYFGPVLDYLRSEQLPTQHIPEVYREAQFYEIKPLVKLLEDTPQIFGEQVARKQFLLRVPAYSENLELMVRLARAEAVAARSSTVLVCVVRTEEEAAQCAEALRIFEFEKKSVVKFGPWKAAPQVKDLLDCVKMDIAAQGYQVYYEHYSERTLRAKYFNYFYTFLFIWW; encoded by the exons atgggagaaagaggaagtcacaggttctgggtttatttttctcctggctGTATTGTTTGGCTGCTGTCAGAATGCATCCACTCCGTCTCCCTTCTCCACTCCAGCCGGCAAAGCTGTCCCCTG GTATCTCCCGTCGTGGAGCTTAACGTAGGAGGCGAGTTGTACACCACCACCGTGAGCACCCTGAGAAAAGTCCCGGGTTCAAAGCTGGCAGAGATGTTCTCCAGCTCCACGAAGGCCTGCCTGGATGCAGAAGGCCGCTTCTTCATCGATCGCCCCGGCACCTATTTCGGACCCGTCCTGGACTACCTGCGCAGCGAGCAGCTGCCCACACAGCACATCCCGGAGGTGTACCGTGAGGCGCAGTTTTACGAAATCAAGCCTTTGGTCAAGCTCTTGGAGGACACGCCGCAGATTTTTGGTGAGCAGGTGGCTCGGAAGCAGTTCCTGCTGCGGGTGCCCGCCTACAGCGAGAACCTGGAGCTCATGGTGCGCTTGGCACGCGCCGAGGCCGTGGCGGCACGCAGCTCCACAGTGCTGGTGTGCGTGGTGCGCACTGAAGAAGAGGCAGCCCAGTGCGCAGAGGCCCTGCGCATCTTCGAGTTTGAAAAGAAGTCGGTTGTCAAGTTTGGACCTTGGAAGGCAGCCCCGCAGGTCAAGGACCTCCTGGACTGCGTGAAGATGGACATTGCAGCCCAGGGGTACCAGGTATACTATGAACACTACTCCGAGAGAACATTACGGGCCAAGTATTTCAATTACTTTTATACATTCCTCTTCATCTGGTGGTGA